In one Asterias amurensis chromosome 9, ASM3211899v1 genomic region, the following are encoded:
- the LOC139942161 gene encoding sodium/potassium/calcium exchanger 5-like, which produces MTPTGGSPYRGLRRGRTVCGMVAFSASFLALLLAATAILITLSVDTDAVLPDGTKDDQKARRVSRRGVGGEAATGLLQTTGPIIATTLSPSYDFNCTPPSIDNFPPNVMSLDVLRHGGLLINFAVVCYLFGVLALVCDSYFMPSLETLCSALNLSEDVAGASFMAIGGSAPELFTSIFGVFIAKGNIGVGTVIGSAVFNILCVVGLCGLLAGQTVYLTKWPLARDSLWYCVCIFCLALVILDNEVHWYESMVFLIVYTAYLVFLYFDPVIKRQVEKFSACVTRHEDDEEEQRIVNEKPTEKPTEKTAVGSSYENINSSQETDGQEGSTSESEGDEETNTLSPFILPSGGPQRFIWVMGFPASLLFYLTIPNCSLKRWHRWYPLTFVLALVWIGLVTYVLVWMVTILGYVLSLPDAVMGLTLLAAGSSTPDTILSVIAARNGYGDMAISHSIGSNIFDILLGLGLPWFCHSTFVHRGSPVQTYSDGLTAIVGMLLVTVVAALLLIKVSSFRLNKANGVVFIVLYIVFVVPAILLEMNVIIKGLVLPQCPRSVIHV; this is translated from the exons ATGACTCCCACCGGGGGCTCCCCGTACCGTGGACTACGGCGGGGGAGAACTGTCTGTGGCATGGTGGCTTTCTCGGCAAGTTTTCTCGCACTGTTGCTGGCTGCGACTGCTATTTTGATAACATTGTCCGTGGACACTGATGCGGTTCTACCAGATGGGACTAAAGACGACCAGAAGGCACGCCGTGTTTCGAGGCGTGGAGTGGGCGGTGAGGCCGCTACTGGACTCTTGCAAACGACTGGACCAATAATCG CAACCACGCTCTCTCCGTCATATGATTTCAACTGCACCCCGCCCAGCATCGACAACTTCCCGCCAAATGTGATGAGCTTAGACGTGTTGCGTCACGGCGGTTTGCTCATCAACTTTGCTGTTGTCTGCTACTTGTTTGGTGTCCTGGCGTTGGTGTGTGATAGCTACTTCATGCCTTCACTAGAGACACTGTGTTCAG CTCTTAACCTATCGGAGGATGTTGCTGGTGCATCGTTTATGGCCATTGGAGGATCGGCTCCAGAGCTTTTCACTTCCATTTTTg GGGTGTTCATCGCCAAAGGAAACATTGGAGTTGGTACAGTGATCGGCTCAGCTGTGTTTAACATCCTATGTGTGGTGGGGCTTTGCGGCCTTCTAGCGGGACAG ACCGTCTACCtgacaaaatggccgcttgCTCGTGACTCCTTGTGGTACTGTGTATGCATTTTTTGCCTTGCATTGGTTATACTAGACAATGAAGTTCACTG GTACGAGTCCATGGTTTTTCTCATAGTATACACAGCCTACCTCGTCTTCTTGTACTTTGACCCAGTGATCAAGCGACAAGTCGAAAAATTTTCAGCTTGTGTTACGAGACACGAAGATGACGAGGAGGAGCAACGCATCGTGAATGAAAAACCCACCGAGAAACCTACCGAGAAGACGGCAGTAGGCTCGTCTTATGAGAACATCAACTCTTCTCAAGAGACAGACGGGCAAGAAGGTAGCACATCAGAAAGCGAAG GAGATGAAGAAACGAACACCCTGTCGCCTTTCATCCTACCGTCCGGAGGCCCGCAACGATTCATCTGGGTGATGGGCTTCCCTGCCTCCCTTTTGTTCTATTTAACAATACCCAATTGTTCTCTGAAACGATGGCATAGATGGTACCCTTTGACCTTCGTGTTGGCCCTGGTCTGGATCGGTTTAGTGACTTATGTGTTAGTGTGGATGGTGACGATACTTG GTTATGTGCTTTCATTGCCCGATGCAGTGATGGGGCTAACTCTACTAGCAGCCGGCTCCAGTACGCCCGATACTATTCTCAGTGTCATTGCAGCAAGAAACG GCTACGGTGACATGGCAATCTCACACTCCATCGGCAGCAACATCTTTGATATCTTACTTGGCCTCGGGCTCCCGTGGTTCTGTCACTCTACCTTTGTGCACCGCGGCAGCCCCGTACAGACCTACAGCGACGGCCTGACGGCGATCGTCGGCATGCTGCTCGTCACTGTGGTTGCTGCACTCCTACTTATCAAAGTCAGCTCTTTCAGGCTGAACAAAGCGAATGGTGTCgtgtttattgttttgtatattgTCTTTGTGGTTCCTGCAATCTTACTTGAGATGAATGTCATCATTAAGGGTCTTGTGCTACCGCAATGTCCACGCTCTGTGATACATGTATAG
- the LOC139941930 gene encoding uncharacterized protein, whose protein sequence is MVDSELHLVAMSNAVAIKLKDGPLSNQHYGGEVAGLRSLLEKTRMQLHIELEHKKEIILENSHLRQDIKKMDKIKDDSRDHAEKSRKINLLEEQVQYLERRLEGCRQDSALTLSSIEGQLGNENGKLKAREKDLRRKLHREKEKSTSLSDHIKTLTTELRRTSEEMKMKQVNHTGWMKHVRLPAKGEWHAIKLDTDQNKKALRHVFQQVEKEGGPPCNLDPAILLHCVVLFLWWKREATFKAMEEDEKGKLKHPENEEMVNQNVILQERIKTLEAALDDSRAAKSTLESTMSTNLNQLLKDKYDLDNKVSRLEDTVSALHLDNNLLRGVLNDRSAGKQTNSQLDEQTAELKAQFLTSESELKQTELHNEHLKIDLGRASKRLQVLEQEARIRDTVCKEHTERLEMCDVRRVELEKMTSEFTATIWSLENDIKNLEKSRGTTEKEREAFLSQLSKALGQLEDTKEQVQEYQRELRRKADEQAQYTKTLQEQDQLIGNLRRDLTNQKEAKTRLKEEKEKRRSLEVISTNHEKLVVELQERMRVEEVDSATMLAEFCEGHAHERMRLERRIDILEAEREDIEDVVETLSNDKATLRAENQRLKSDFQRATSKLHDTLKRQALRVFPRARQSTDASTSTDPAMRRSSPIGGEGEDGMSYGKIKELEEFIDLLVSVKGTVFSRYLLGVDGEAVSLQDVNDNLDGCVDLEELKRGEWEDEAEELMDGESHSEHHRSVKSNTKGDVFAKFRALALMMKARQKLRSVKPATENVKQTGQRPGINRGQRRVQTGKDGTMRTSKDVTLRDFGDMLREAEEARHGAESQYTESNHDSTEIVDEPLVTRQEQRPFYAPVNPSVADESQQTRRDKSGTKLLKPLRQSNGNQRPSPPPTVAPFQESDTDSDSEVDDDLMSTLEREQQQLRSVLKTIKDEETLVEEELKREQEAHMMSLKKVTEYQEQCVMMQLEKETLLQEPQDGVSDDGEDDSKRSTLDVELEKMLLEELDSLKEENRMLMAEKLKQKKFREDRGEVLAPNWSTTEIKAPLLLSPREPRTTSPQRELLASRSPVRSPFNPKFKSRDSKPQRAGTWPEFESPIHQTLVNMDTASIQTSLDSLKFSHSQTKEQIPDKGDNSFFWNHKPGDVQKAEQDPFKAEAKRQDGTHDRRSPNDSVDRRCGERHEALANPTFTHHTPEQRNPRLAKAANVLERGIQFQEEARQQNEPKKHLQKQNPVPEEVELECTGKTNHSSTVPRGNSASKYQGNDGLVGRKCRTTSTSGGNEQADTESTNTSRVSFSSRQRDTNDKQPSSIQNGGIGVDTPISRGLDINEKALRAKRVLYTPVSSQNDLDHVGLMSTSYSLGDTYTLQPTKPSLEQELAYARAENNAEHAEGLEMELLKCQTDLLGSHRDRQDLLDQLTMALQTEVRLQNMVDKLQTKVGYLQTNLDKSAEFVESLKEDKEYLHNNYTAAVEERQSLQVDIQDAVRSNKMLERELMTCKKHSDLLEQELNLLNQRSESETRSGNRKVPREIGSEESVLESLSGIHGVVVGSPGFSKYGGDKVGHDEPREVGRKQSSNQRHEVALSRDELKLLHHETAQLRDQLTEARQAEDVLQLEIKKLQEEANTLHSCLKDNIEFVGQAQKERDSMRHSLVAAKEEQQTRQKDRREFEADLEAAHQVQQQTLHQIKKLEAENKRLRTKQASTIDKLHNDIETLKRQKLDLQNRLSLNTETTESPFEERTSRKASERLRSQINEQKDNIFELESQLDESRILVGEIGRERDILQDDVTEALQTRTQLKTQLGKSQHECHSLEDKLQESQARVKSLREELEEYLQQDYHQRDNETRLWKKKLRELDLDHQTLLEECDEKKLRIENLEIICKMHNEKYLKEQNEKMKLGNELEVLRQTKGRRHVVFEEEVPEARHEENRRGERGSWRGGLDDQEATLKASYHQGLKTANEDIQKCFDRLGNLEDTVGNSVTSLQEELNTQMKNISRMRESAEVTLQRAVTKTKQLTEENHKEILTMIEKAVALWVKNSEVTAGQRLVEARELLERSITEQRKQAASIVMLRQSMEKTLLQHGALRIRLRQQSDKSARVFSCWNKERLSLKKQLHEANKSLKHIESHVTSAINQSQSSSSPGVTKDELLQQQIIQTRELKKMVRNCLCQREVAKTEHKQREEMTTLQLQMRMDEAKQHKTYEETLKELRKKNMQLSLDLHLANESLEMKKQECWRLGDALQDAEMRERDVTGTLKEVKDQLKIEVEMQSQLAMRSEKQEEEIFKLRKAMGKEASKEQETPTQLNKEKKTNEPRMNDMLSEFSREIKSHLEDHMEKTQLNNETDDRKKIQELDSNRSSMEAQHCIDKITIQALTDDNRRLRTMVYKLRERLTNNQMSDHKDSRMDGVYQALARAQVRVIARSMADGSQSVLTGAASMFTDNIPKTQFTAGRLVSRHHMGSVGNSLGDSFD, encoded by the exons ATGGTGGATTCGGAG CTTCATCTGGTTGCCATGAGCAACGCCGTTGCCATCAAACTCAAAGATGGCCCCCTTAGCAACCAGCATTACGGG GGTGAAGTGGCGGGTCTTCGCTCACTCCTTGAGAAGACGAGGATGCAGTTGCATATAGAGCTGGAACACAAGAAGGAAATCATTCTTGAGAACAGCCATCTCCGCCAAGACATAAAGAAGATGGATAAGATCAAAGATGACTCGAGAGACCACGCAGAAAAGTCGAGGAAG ATAAATTTATTGGAAGAGCAAGTGCAATATTTGGAGCGAAGACTTGAGGGGTGCAGGCAAGACAGCGCGTTGACGCTCTCCTCCATCGAGGGACAGCTTGGAAACGAGAACGGAAAACTCAAG GCCAGAGAAAAGGATCTTCGTCGGAAGCTACACAGAGAGAAGGAGAAGAGCACCAGTCTATCAGACCACATCAAGACCCTGACTACCGAGCTTAGGAGGACCAGCGAGGAGATGAAGATGAAGCAAGTGAATCACACGGGGTGGATGAAGCACGTCAGACTACCAGCGAAGGGGGAGTGGCATGCAATTAAACTGGATACTGACCAG AATAAGAAAGCGCTGAGACACGTTTTCCAACAAGTCGAGAAGGAAGGAGGACCACCATGTAATCTCGACCCCGCCATCTTACTACATTGTGTCGTCCTGTTTCTCTGGTGGAAGAGAGAAGCAACCTTCAAAGCGATGGAGGAGGATGAGAAAGGAAAGCTGAAACATCCTGAGAACGAG GAGATGGTAAACCAAAACGTCATTCTCCAAGAACGCATCAAGACGCTGGAGGCAGCGTTAGATGACAGCAGAGCAGCGAAGTCCACGTTGGAGTCAACGATGTCGAC AAACTTGAATCAGCTCTTGAAAGACAAGTACGACCTGGACAACAAAGTTTCCCGTCTTGAGGACACCGTGTCAGCATTGCATCTTGACAACAACCTACTCCGGGGAGTGCTAAATGATCGGTCTGcaggcaaacaaacaaacagtcagCTGGACGAACAGACAG CTGAACTGAAAGCTCAATTTCTAACTTCAGAATCCGAGCTCAAACAAACCGAGCTACATAATGAGCATTTAAAAATTGACCTGGGTCGGGCATCCAAACGCCTTCAAGTGTTAGAGCAAGAGGCAAGAATTCGGGATACTGTCTGTAAAGAACACACTGAACGATTGGAAATGTGTGACGTCAGAAGGGTCGAGCTTGAGAAGATGACGTCAGAGTTTACGGCAACG ATTTGGTCGCTGGAAAACGATATCAAAAATCTCGAAAAATCACGCGGTACCACCGAGAAAGAACGAGAGGCGTTTTTGAGCCAGCTCTCCAAGGCGCTTGGGCAGCTAGAGGACACCAAGGAGCAAGTTCAAGAATATCAACGTGAGCTCAGGAGAAAAGCTGATGAACAAGCTCAATATACCAAG ACACTTCAGGAACAAGACCAGCTAATCGGAAATCTTCGTCGAGATCTGACCAATCAGAAGGAAGCTAAGACAAGACTGAAGGAGGAGAAAGAAAAGAGGCGGAGTCTGGAAGTCATCTCGACCAATCACGAGAAGCTTGTCGTAGAACTACAGGAGAGAATGAGAGTAGAGGAG GTGGACAGCGCCACCATGCTGGCTGAGTTCTGTGAAGGCCACGCCCATGAGAGGATGCGATTAGAGAGGCGGATTGACATCCTTGAAGCAGAGAGGGAAGACATCGAGGATGTAGTGGAG ACATTGTCAAACGACAAGGCGACTCTTCGCGCTGAAAACCAGAGGTTGAAGTCGGACTTTCAGCGAGCAACTTCGAAGCTCCACGACACACTGAAGAGACAAGCACTGCGGGTGTTTCCGAGAGCCCGTCAATCCACCGACGCATCGACATCAACCGACCCGGCCATGCGACGCTCTTCCCCCATCGGGGGAGAGGGTGAGGACGGCATGAGTTACGGAAAAATTAAAGAACTAGAGGAATTCATTGACTTACTTGTGTCTGTCAAGGGGACTGTTTTTTCTCGATATTTGTTAGGAGTTGATGGAGAAGCTGTGAGTTTACAAGACGTTAATGATAATCTGGATGGATGCGTGGATTTGGAGGAGTTGAAGAGAGGAGAATGGGAAGATGAGGCAGAGGAACTTATGGATGGGGAGAGCCATTCGGAACATCACAGATCAG TCAAGAGTAACACCAAAGGAGACGTTTTTGCAAAATTTCGGGCTTTGGCTCTTATGATGAAAGCCAGACAGAAGCTTCGGAGTGTAAAACCTGCCACAGAAAATGTCAAACAGACCGGGCAGAGGCCAGGCATCAACCGGGGCCAAAGGAGAGTTCAGACGGGTAAGGATGGCACTATGAGAACATCCAAAGATGTCACTCTTCGTGATTTTGGGGACATGCTAAGAGAAGCGGAGGAAGCTAGACACGGAGCAGAATCACAATACACTGAAAG CAACCATGATTCAACTGAGATTGTTGACGAGCCATTGGTAACAAGACAGGAGCAACGGCCGTTTTATGCTCCTGTCAATCCCAGTGTTGCAGACGAATCCCAACAAACACGAAGAGACAAATCGGGGACTAAACTATTAAAGCCTTTGAGGCAAAGCAATGGCAATCAACGCCCATCACCTCCACCGACAGTTGCACCATTCCAG GAATCTGACACTGATTCTGACTCCGAGGTCGACGACGACTTGATGTCTACACTCGAGAGGGAGCAACAACAACTGAGAAGCGTCTTGAAGACGATCAAAGATGAAGAGACTCTGGTTGAGGAAGAGCTGAAACGGGAGCAGGAGGCACACATGATGTCTCTGAAGAAGGTGACTGAATACCAGGAGCAATGCGTCATGATGCAGCTTGAGAAGGAGACCCTACTCCAGGAGCCACAAGATGGCGTCTCAGATGATGGCGAAGATGACTCTAAGAGATCCACTCTTGATGTGGAACTAGAAAAAATGCTGTTGGAGGAACTGGACAGCTTGAAGGAAGAGAATAGGATGTTGATGGCGGAgaaattgaaacaaaagaaGTTTCGCGAAGACCGTGGCGAAGTTTTAGCTCCAAACTGGTCGACAACAGAAATTAAAGCACCGCTTCTTTTGAGCCCTCGAGAGCCGAGAACCACATCACCTCAGAGGGAATTGTTGGCAAGTAGAAGCCCAGTCAGAAGCCCCTTTAATCCCAAATTCAAGTCAAGAGATTCAAAACCACAGCGAGCCGGAACGTGGCCGGAATTTGAAAGTCCAATTCATCAAACTTTGGTTAACATGGACACGGCTTCAATCCAAACTTCACTTGATtcactcaaattttcacactcGCAAACAAAAGAGCAGATACCCGACAAGGGTGACAATTCCTTCTTCTGGAACCACAAACCAGGAGATGTACAGAAGGCAGAGCAAGACCCTTTCAAAGCAGAAGCTAAACGACAAGATGGGACTCATGACAGAAGATCCCCGAATGATAGCGTCGATAGACGGTGTGGTGAGAGACACGAGGCCCTAGCCAACCCAACCTTTACTCATCACACACCCGAACAGAGAAATCCAAGGTTGGCCAAAGCTGCGAATGTTTTGGAAAGAGGCATCCAATTTCAAGAGGAAGCTCGTCAGCAGAATGAACCCAAGAAGCATCTCCAGAAACAAAACCCCGTTCCTGAAGAAGTTGAACTAGAATGTACAGGGAAAACAAATCATAGTTCAACCGTACCTCGCGGTAATTCAGCATCAAAATACCAAGGAAATGATGGTTTGGTGGGGAGGAAATGTAGAACGACTTCGACATCAGGTGGTAACGAACAAGCAGACACTGAAAGTACAAATACTAGTAGAGTTTCATTTTCGTCACGTCAACGTGACACAAATGACAAGCAGCCTTCAAGCATCCAAAATGGCGGGATCGGAGTGGATACACCAATATCGAGAGGATTGGACATCAATGAGAAAGCACTGCGAGCAAAAAGGGTCCTATACACACCTGTAAGTTCTCAAAACGACCTTGATCATGTCGGCTTGATGTCGACTTCATATTCCCTGGGTGACACATACACTTTGCAACCAACCAAGCCGTCGCTCGAGCAGGAACTTGCCTACGCGAGAGCTGAAAATAACGCAGAACATGCAGAGGGTCTTGAGATGGAACTTCTTAAATGTCAGACAGATCTGCTGGGATCGCATCGAGATCGGCAGGATCTCCTGGATCAGTTGACAATGGCCCTGCAGACAGAAGTGAGACTCCAGAACATGGTGGATAAGCTACAGACAAAAGTAGGGTATCTCCAAACTAATCTGGACAAGAGTGCAGAGTTTGTGGAGTCTCTTAAGGAGGATAAGGAATACcttcataataattatacaGCTGCTGTGGAGGAGAGACAGAGTCTTCAAGTAGATATACAAGATGCTGTAAGAAGCAATAAGATGCTGGAACGGGAACTGATGACGTGTAAGAAGCATTCTGATCTCCTGGAGCAAGAACTAAATTTGCTTAATCAGAGGTCTGAGTCCGAAACCCGCAGTGGAAATAGAAAAGTACCAAGGGAGATCGGGAGCGAGGAATCTGTGTTGGAATCACTGAGTGGTATTCACGGAGTGGTTGTAGGAAGTCCAGGTTTTAGCAAATATGGCGGCGATAAAGTTGGTCATGACGAACCTCGAGAAGTGGGAAGGAAACAAAGCAGCAACCAGCGACATGAAGTGGCTCTGTCTCGAGATGAACTTAAGTTACTCCACCATGAGACGGCGCAGCTAAGAGATCAACTCACCGAAGCCAGACAGGCAGAGGACGTTCTGCAGCTTGAAATAAAGAAGCTGCAAGAGGAGGCAAACACACTGCACTCATGTCTTAAAGACAACATTGAGTTTGTAGGACAAGCCCAGAAGGAACGGGATTCGATGAGACACAGTCTAGTTGCCGCTAAGGAGGAGCAGCAGACAAGGCAGAAAGATAGACGAGAGTTTGAGGCGGACCTAGAAGCAGCTCATCAAGTGCAACAACAAACACTACACCAGATTAAAAAACTTGAAGCTGAGAACAAAAGACTGAGGACAAAACAAGCATCAACCATCGACAAACTACATAATGATATTGAAACACTGAAGAGACAAAAACTTGATTTACAAAATCGTCTTTCATTGAACACTGAGACAACAGAGAGTCCATTTGAAGAGAGGACGTCCAGGAAAGCATCGGAAAGGTTAAGGTCTCAAATAAATGAACAGAAGGACAATATTTTCGAGCTAGAGAGTCAACTTGATGAGAGCCGAATCTTAGTTGGCGAAATCGGACGCGAGAGAGACATCTTGCAAGACGATGTTACGGAGGCTTTGCAGACGCGCACACAGCTCAAAACACAGCTTGGGAAATCTCAACACGAGTGCCACAGTCTTGAAGACAAACTCCAAGAAAGCCAAGCACGGGTCAAGTCTTTGAGGGAAGAGTTGGAGGAATATTTGCAGCAAGATTACCACCAGAGGGATAATGAAACCCGCCTCTGGAAGAAGAAGCTTCGCGAGTTAGACCTAGATCACCAAACTCTGCTTGAGGAATGCGATGAGAAGAAACTTCGAATTGAGAATTTGGAGATAATTTGTAAGATGCACAATGAGAAGTATCTGAAGGAACAGAACGAGAAGATGAAACTTGGGAATGAGTTGGAGGTATTGAGACAGACAAAAGGAAGACGCCATGTTGTGTTTGAGGAAGAGGTACCTGAAGCAAGACATGAAGAGAACAGAAGGGGAGAGAGAGGATCTTGGAGGGGAGGTCTTGACGATCAAGAAGCAACATTGAAAGCTTCATACCATCAAG GTCTGAAGACGGCAAATGAAGATATCCAAAAATGTTTTGACCGTCTAGGGAATCTTGAAGACACAGTCGGCAACTCGGTCACATCCCTGCAGGAGGAATTAAAtacacaaatgaaaaacatatcCAG AATGAGGGAGAGTGCCGAGGTCACCCTACAACGAGCGGtcaccaaaaccaaacagttgaCCGAAGAAAACCACAAAGAAATACTCACCATGATTGAAAAGGCTGTAGCTCTCTGGGTAAAGAACTCCGAAGTCACTGCTGGACAGAG ACTGGTTGAGGCAAGAGAACTTCTTGAGCGTTCCATCACGGAGCAAAGAAAACAAGCTGCGTCGATCGTCATGCTGAGACAGTCTATGGAGAAAACCCTCTTACAACATGGCGCTTTAAGGATCCGGTTAAGACAACAGTCAGATAAATCAGCGAGAGTCTTCTCGTGTTGGAATAAGGAGAGATTGTCTCTTAAAAAACAACTTCATGAG GCCAACAAGAGCTTGAAACATATCGAGAGTCATGTGACCTCTGCAATCAACCAATCACAAAGCAGCTCTTCTCCTGGAGTCACTAAGGATGAACTTCTACAGCAACAAATCATCCAGACTAGAGAGCTGAAGAAGATGGTCAGAAATTGCCTCTGCCAAAGGGAGGTTGCAAAAACTGAGCACAAG CAGAGAGAAGAGATGACAACTTTACAGCTTCAGATGAGAATGGATGAAGCTAAACAGCACAAGAC ATATGAGGAAACTTTGAAAGAGCTAAGGAAGAAAAACATGCAGTTGTCACTGGATCTTCATCTGGCGAA TGAGTCTCTTGAGATGAAGAAGCAAGAATGCTGGAGATTGGGAGATGCTCTCCAGGATGCTGAGATGCGAGAGAGGGATGTTACTGGGACCTTGAAGGAGGTCAAAGATCAACTCAAGATTGAGGTTGAGATGCAGTCGCAGCTAGCCATGAG ATCAGAGAAGCAAGAAGAGGAGATATTCAAGTTGAGGAAGGCAATGGGCAAAGAGGCCTCCAAAGAACAAGAAACGCCAACTCAATTAAAcaaagagaagaaaacaaa TGAGCCTCGTATGAATGACATGTTATCCGAGTTCAGTAGGGAGATTAAAAGCCATCTGGAAGATCACATGGAGAAAACACAGTTGAATAATGAGACAGACGATAGGAAaaag ATTCAAGAGTTGGATTCCAATCGTTCCAGCATGGAAGCCCAGCATTGTATTGATAAAATAACCATACAAGCCTTAACTGATGACAACCGACGACTGAGAACGATGGTGTATAAACTCAGAGAGCGGTTAACAAATAACCAAAT gTCCGACCACAAAGACAGCCGAATGGACGGTGTGTATCAAGCCTTAGCCAGAGCGCAAGTCAGAGTCATAGCCAGATCAATGGCTGATGGCTCACAGTCGGTACTAACAGGGGCTGCCAGTATGTTCACCGACAACATACCGAAGACTCAGTTCACTGCAGGTCGATTGGTCAGCAGACATCACATGGGCAGTGTTGGCAACAGTTTAGGGGATTCATTTGAttag